From a region of the Bradysia coprophila strain Holo2 chromosome X unlocalized genomic scaffold, BU_Bcop_v1 contig_173, whole genome shotgun sequence genome:
- the LOC119068310 gene encoding cathepsin B — translation MLRYIVLASILAIALAADDPLSQEFVDKINAKATTWKAGRNFGPHVTMNYVRSLLGVHEDSYKFRLEEKPTLVGYRDDLPEQFDARENWPDCPTIREIRDQGSCGSCWAFGAVEAMSDRVCVHSNATVHFRFSADDLVSCCHTCGFGCNGGFPGMAWRYWVHNGIVSGGNFGSSQGCRPYEIAPCEHHVNGTRPPCNGEEGNTPKCVHTCQESYTKSYKDDKHYGKSSYSVKRNEADIRREIFQNGPVEGAFTVYEDLINYKEGVYQHVEGKMLGGHAIRILGWGTENDTPYWLIANSWNTDWGNNGFFKILRGQDHCGIEGQISAGIPK, via the exons ATGCTACGCTACATCGTTCTAGCATCAATTTTAGCTATTGCTTTAGCTGCCGATGATCCGTTATCACAAgaatttgttgataaaatcAATGCCAAAGCTACAACATGGAAAGCCGGCCGAAATTTCGGTCCACACGTAACCATGAACTACGTTCGCAGCTTGCTTGGCGTTCATGAAGACTCCTACAAATTTCGCTTGGAGGAGAAGCCCACTTTGGTTGGATATCGAGATGATCTTCCCGAACAATTCGATGCCCGCGAGAACTGGCCAGATTGTCCAACCATTAGAGAAATTCGTGATCAAGGCTCATGTGGTTCGTGCTGGGCGTTCGGTGCTGTCGAAGCAATGTCGGACCGAGTTTGTGTCCATTCCAATGCTACGGTACATTTCCGATTCTCGGCCGATGATTTAGTTTCGTGTTGCCATACTTGCGGATTTGGTTGCAATGGTGGATTCCCGGGAATGGCTTGGAGATACTGGGTGCACAATGGTATCGTCAGCGGTGGAAATTTCGGCTCATCACAG GGATGTCGTCCGTACGAGATCGCCCCGTGTGAACATCACGTGAATGGAACCCGTCCACCGTGCAATGGAGAAGAGGGAAATACCCCAAAATGTGTGCACACTTGCCAAGAGTCGTATACCAAATCGTATAAAGACGACAAACATTACGGTAAATCGTCGTACTCCGTCAAACGGAACGAAGCGGACATTCGCAGGGAAATCTTCCAAAATGGACCAGTTGAAGGCGCTTTTACTGTTTATGAAGATTTAATTAACTACAAAGAAG GCGTTTATCAACATGTCGAAGGAAAAATGTTAGGAGGTCATGCCATTCGTATATTAGGTTGGGGCACTGAAAACGATACTCCTTACTGGTTGATTGCCAACAGTTGGAATACGGACTGGGGAAACAATggatttttcaaaatactcCGTGGTCAGGATCACTGCGGCATTGAGGGACAAATCTCGGCCGGAATACcaaagtaa
- the LOC119068047 gene encoding endocuticle structural glycoprotein SgAbd-9-like, which produces MKTIIVFTLFVSMALAAPPTPDTDVVPIVKSVSEFQPDGSYVYSYETGDGSVREETGVVKNAGTDEAYVAQSGFYKYIDADGSPVEVHYTADENGFVPFGSIIAESISAAARAAAGVKA; this is translated from the exons atgaaaacc ATTATCGTCTTCACATTATTCGTCAGCATGGCATTGGCTGCTCCCCCAACACCCGATACGGATGTGGTTCCAATTGTAAAATCAGTTAGTGAATTCCAACCTGACGGATCATACGTGTACAG CTACGAAACCGGTGATGGATCCGTACGGGAAGAGACCGGAGTAGTAAAGAACGCCGGCACAGATGAAGCATATGTTGCTCAAAGTGGATTCTACAAATACATCGACGCAGACGGTAGCCCAGTCGAAGTACATTACACAGCTGACGAAAATGGATTTGTGCCTTTCGGTTCAATTATTGCAGAAAGCATTAGTGCTGCCGCTAGGGCTGCCGCTGGAGTGAAAGCATAA